The stretch of DNA TGACACTCAGTAACTTTTTGGTTCCATTTAGATTTAAAGGCCTTTCCCTTctgatttaaatgtcttttttctgTACCTAGGACATTTGTAAAACAGAGACTACTGTTGTTTGATCTTGTCTAtgaattgaatgtttttttccccaaaaaaggGCAGTTGTGACATTCACACCTTTATTGGGGCAAGCGTCATACACTGATGCTGCAACATCTGTATTATTGTGGAGAGATCAGAGAAGTTATGCAGTATTTGAGATTCACAACCAAATACCTGTGACCTCAGTATCTCTGTGAAGAAAAAAGTTTCCCTTTGAATTTTTTGGTGTTTCTTTCTATtctaatttcagattttttttttttgcaagtcttCATAACGTGTACTGTACCTTGAAAGAaagattttattaaaattgtgaaatagtaAAACTAAGTGCATCACATATGTACGTGTTCTTGCGAAATCTACGGTCAAACAGTTTGTGCTATATTAGTGTATCTCATGAAAATGTGTTACATGTAAATGCAGAGTTTTTTTCATTTGATGTAAAAGTGCAACTTGGACATTCTGCAAGTAATCActatttgtgttccacagaagaaaaaaaaggtcatATGGGTTTGTAATAATACAAAGGCAAGTAAAAGATAtttaaattttgggtgaattatccctttaaacacacaaaggaaacaaaacattgtttttaccACAAGGGTTAGGAGTTAAAAAGAATAGTTTGAAATCAGGAAAgctcctgttcaaaagtttgaggttaataagattatttatactgtatatatttttaaataagcttaTTCTTACCaagattatatttatataaaaaaaatatttaaaaaacattcaacagtaattttgtgaagtatttttacaattattttacaacttttgaatggtagtgtaaaaaatacagtttttaaagaATATTCTATATTGTGGATGATGCTTAAAATTCTTCTAAACCATTAAATATGTGACAAACGATTGGTATTAAAGGATTGTTGATATGGCGTGAGCTGTGATACTCTGAGATCTAGGAGTGGTGCACTGTGACGCAAGTTGTGACAGAACAGCAGTTATATCACCTGGTCCTTGTTGCACCAGCTGTctaaaaataatctttttaaaGACGTCAGAAAACTGCCCAAACAGAGCAGTTAACactttcagaatcagaattatCTGAGTTGAGAGactagctgattttttttttaaatcaggatTACATTTGGCTTTTTTACACAAACAGCTTAAGATCATTTTTAAGGAACCCCTAACTGCCATGTTTTGCATTCAACTTGTCTTTGAGAGATGCTATTTTGTTTCCCTGACCAAGTAACTTTTTTTCTTGTTCACGTGACTGGAGTTTACCTTCCTTACATCAGCCTAACATCATTCAAACCTTGTTTCATCACTTTGCACAGGGAAGTGGTGGGTTGGGTACACAACTGATTTACTGGTATGTGGTATCTGGAAACCTGACCCAATATGTGCCAGTCATGTGATCTCGGCCGCCCTTTCTGAACACTTCCAGGCATGTCTCTAGACACTTCCGTTCTCCAGCTGGTCTTGTGTAATGTGTTACATTCTTCCTACGCGTTGACTTTTAACCTACAGAGCAGTATCAGTTTGACAAACATAGCACAATTAAGAGCAACTTGATTTATGACAGCAAGTTTGACATTGACGCAAGCAAGCGTACAGTAAACTGAACCTGAGCAATTCATTTCGGCTGAAAAAGGAATCTGATGAATAGATGCAGTGGTCACGCTAACTACAGCAGGACAAAAGAAAGGGTTGGATGGCTTTTGTTGGTCTGTAATAGGGAGTCACGAAGGCCACTGAGTCCAGCGTGACCCTACTGATCTGAGAGGTGTATGGTGTTGTCAGGTCCATTCTACTAGTCCACTCTGCTTTTCCAGAAACCTCTAACAAAGTAACCAGCATGACTACCATGTTGTGTTCAGAAATACTTTTATTACAACACAAAATTCATTTCGCATTTgaatataatagtataaaaagtttttacataaatacttctttaatttaatataaataatttaaagaccacaaaataacaattaacttaagtaaaaaaaaaaaaagtttcttacaGGATATCATCTCAGTGGTTTAGAAGCAAgtccctttaaaataatttacttccCAACATTAATAAGTACTAACAGCATACTATTAAAaatgatggcaaaaaaaaaagaataggacAGCCTCTTTGAAAAATATCACCTCTGATATTATGTTGCCTGAGAAATATTTCATCCTGTAATTAACTGAAGTGCTTTATGACACCCCACCAATAAATTATCTCACAAGATTCTCAGGCGCTCACTTCCTGTGACATCCTCAAAAAGTCCCACAAACAAAGGCAAAAACTGCTGAATCATTTCAGATTGCAAAAGGGTGCTCCTCCTCCAGTTCACTCTGTAGGTTACTCCCCAATTCCAGCAGTCTGGACTATCAGTCCTTTTTGTGACCAACTTTTTTACTAGAAATTTGTATCCATGTTTTCACTAGTTTGTAGCTGTCCTCATCGTTCTGGAAGGTTAATGATGGGCACCCATTGATCCATACAGCGGCTCTCTCTGCAGAAGTGGTTCACTTTTCCCAAAGCTGGGTTCTTCCATGTGGATGCATGTGGAACCTGTGAACATCAAAAGAAGAGATGGGATTACATTCTGTTTGTGTTTGCTACTGAGTGTCTTTCTAAGCATTAAGGATTGTCTTTTGGATGGCACCCACCCATGTGATTTCAAACATTTTTCGTGAATAGAATTTTGCAAGTAGGAATAAAAATGAAGTCAAACTGCAGTAGAGTGCCATGAATTTAAATGTCTGAGGAGTGAGAGTATGCAAATCTTACTAAATGCATCCTATGAAGTACATAAAACCTTTTgaaagaatattagaatgataaaTACTAAGGCATCTGTTCATTTGATCCCAATGGAGAAAAATAAGTGAATAAAGGAACCTGGAACATTAAGTGAAGAAACTCCTATTTGCATAGAGTACAGAGCAGGATGTGCACTTGGGTGTCATGCACTGGCAGTTACAGCTGGACATGTTCTGACAAGTTACTAAAAGCAATGGCTCACGTGCAGGGTACTGGCCTATTTTGGTTTTTGGTTCCTATTTAGATTCTAATCCCAGGTACAATTATCGTTGACACTTACAGTGACCAGAATGCAGTGCAGATCCATCTGCTCGCTGCCGTGCATGCCGGCGCCCCCGAGGATGTGCGCGAGGCGACGCGTGTTGTTGACCCGCAGGATGTTGATGTCATTCTCGCAGCAGAAAGCCTGAATGAGAGTGAAGTGAATCTGAAGCGCCACATCCTTCACATCATCGTCGTCTGTGGCCAGGATGCACAGCACTACGTTATCAGGGTCCCTAAATAGAAGCGTTGAGATTTTAGTTAGTTTCACTGCACCTGTTGAAACGACATTGAAAGCCAATAACACTGAAAGCTTTTAAACTTACACATTGAGTGACTTTGCAGCCTCGTAGACCCCAACTGTAATACATCCCTGCGGTAACGCGGAGCGCAGGACCTCCTCCAGAGCTTTAATCACAGAATCCATCCTGTAGAAACACAATTCGGATAAATTATTGAGTATTAATAACGTCCAGAACGTTGAAGTTTTTGAATGGCGACAGCTTTAAAGTTGACAGTTTTAAACTGAGTCGGTTAAACTTATTACAGTAATATGAGTAATGTAAGTTATTCACTGCTAGTTTAAGTGTTTGGGTGAGCAATTTACCTACGTTTCTCTTATATAATCAGATAAAATCTAAGCAAAACTTATTTTGCAAAACATTAAAGACCTGCTAAAGTTCAGATGTTTAAAAGGCACGTCACAGCGCGCGATGGATCTCGTGAGAGTCTCGAGCCTCGTGAGCTAAGCTCGTGCAGCTGACACTTAACCCGGTATATGTGTTTGCTGTCTTTATTTCACATCTTTcacaataaacaaatataactctttatatttgtttaaaaaaaaaacactgttcctTTTGAATATAACTTTTTTCCTGGGTTCCTGCATTTTTCACTTATTGGTACATTTACGTTACTATAATAATGTTATGTGTCTTAATTGCCGAATAAATGCATATTGACATATTTACCTTTCAATAGAGTAATCTCCATTAAGTTCTTCAAACGTCATGTTGCACCTAAAATCCAGCACGGACTTGAATAAGTTTCCTTTGAAAAACAGAGTAAATCCAGCAGTGTCTCGTGGATGTCCTTTCTCTGACTGTCAGTGCAGGGTAAATATGACGACGCGAGGagctacattacatttaatttcccTGAGAGCTGTGAGGAGAGCAATATCTGCATAATAATTCTTACTGGACACATGCaaataaagaaaagtaaaaaacattttgattggctgtcactCTGTACTCACAAAAGTCGGCCATTCTCATTCGTGTGTCTAAGTTGTCATGGGCGGGGCGTAGCCGTCACGTTGGGTGACGTTGTTTTTAACCTTGTTGGACTTGGAAAACTTTTCAGTGGCATGTCCGGGCAAAGGAGTCTTTGGATTTCCCCAATGTATATTCAACCacacaaattattaaacattagatAAACATTTTATCTAAGCAtcttataaaaaagaaacagCTTTTGAAACAGTTCAAAATGCTGCACAAGCGAAATTATGTTTGTGGGTCAGTACAGTACATTTCTAAGGTTTCTTATAGGTACACTTGCAAACAGTTTTAATACATGTGACTCAATAACATGACGCAAACTGCTATATTTTCtgtgcttaaataaataaaacaaagtcaaATCAGtagaaaatgtgatttattattaatttccggtcgtagctgtatcccttcttgCCACAAACCAACAATAAAACAGATATAATTTCAGTCTGGTTTGATCTCTAACCCAACAGTGACACCCCGAGGACAAAGTAATACATTGCGCCAGTATTCACTTTAGTGCATTTAATAAAGGTGACACAGTCTCACCGAAGTCTCTTACCAAATTTcttattaagtacataaaataCTGTGGCAAAATAAAAGCTAAGTAATAAAGTGAGTGTGTCATATTCCAGGCCACATGATATCTGACCAGTAGGAAGCTGACAGGATTTTTTTCGGagaaacatttaattcataataAATTCTATCAGCAATGTCTAAAATTCTATGGAAGTAATACAAGAACATTAGTAATATTTCCTAGTGTTTGTTTGCTGGGCAGCCAATGGCCCTATAACCCTGAAAATATGCAAGACCATAACGGACATCAGACAATTAATTTATCACTATTTTGCATCTTATTAGGGCACAAATAAAAGTTTCATgccttttttttgtgtgaacattacttttattttttattttaatttggtatTCCTCAGTATGCTGTCCCTTTTGGggaataaattcaattaaaactattttaaaatatttattctgtCACAACATTTTACTCTCTCATAACTTACagtaattcattgtaaaattaTGTTAATCAATAAGcataatgtttatttatgaatatattagCCAGCTTTATCTTATTTAATATGCAAATgtttagatattaattattaacaTGAGGTTGACACAAACTTATCCAGCACATATTGTTGAAAATTAAATTCAGTATtgctaaataaatgattaattataaatgttcatttaagaGTATTAAGAGTATTATTGAACTGGTTTCTTAAACAGCCAACAAAGTTTAAAGTCTACAGTATTTTATCTTAATTAAGTATCTTAATTAGGGCAACGTATCCTTTGATATACAAACATTTacagacataataaaaaaaaaatatatttttttcaattcttaCTTAAACATGTTACAACATAAACAAATGCTAACACTAAACAACAACCTTATATATACAAGTTTCCTCCAAATATTATAAATACGTGAAATACATTAACTTTTATCTAAAGGTGAGTAGGCCTACATTTCCCACTACATGTTGTTTTAAATGCTGCCTGTAAGCTAAACAAAGAACACACTGGAtctaaatatttacaataaacaccCCTTTAAACATGAGACCAAGATTTGAGAGACTTTTACTGCATCTCCCCACAACCTCTCTATTGactctttttttgtaaaaaaaaaaaacacatatatatatatatacatatatacatacatatatatacatacatatatatatatatatatatacatacatatatatatatatatatatatatatatatatatatatatatatatatatacatatatatatatatatatacatatatatatatatatatatatatatatatatatatatatatatatatatatatatatatacatatacatatacatatatatacatatatatatacatatatatatacatatatatatatatatatatatatatatttatgttcgttcaataaaacaattttagTAAACTGCTGAGGATAACTGGTTAACTTTCAATTGAACAGCAGATGGCGTCAAAACCTTACCAAATGAATAGATAACACTTGCGCATTGTCAAAGTACCTTGGAATGAAGAGAATAGCGACCTATGAAGGTCTTTAACGCATTTTTGAATTAATTCAAAAGCACGGACTTGAATAAGTTTCCTTTGAAAAACAGAGTAAATCCAGCAGTGTCTCGTGGATGTCCTTTCTCTGAC from Carassius gibelio isolate Cgi1373 ecotype wild population from Czech Republic chromosome B2, carGib1.2-hapl.c, whole genome shotgun sequence encodes:
- the gadd45aa gene encoding growth arrest and DNA-damage-inducible, alpha, a, with product MTFEELNGDYSIERMDSVIKALEEVLRSALPQGCITVGVYEAAKSLNVDPDNVVLCILATDDDDVKDVALQIHFTLIQAFCCENDINILRVNNTRRLAHILGGAGMHGSEQMDLHCILVTVPHASTWKNPALGKVNHFCRESRCMDQWVPIINLPER